Below is a genomic region from Aurantimonas sp. HBX-1.
CGGGGCTGAGCGAAACCGAACACATCGTCCACGCCTTCGCCGTCGGCGGCGTCGACTATGTCACCAAGCCGGTGGTGATCGAGCAGATCCTGGCGCGGATGCGCGTCCACCAGGAGAACGCCCGCATGACCCGTGCCGCGCGGCTCGCGCTCGACACGACCGGTCGCTTCCTGCTGGCGGTCGACGGCGACGGCACGGTGCGCTGGATGACGCCGCAGGCGCGCCGACTGCTGACCGGCGAGGGCGACGCCGACCCGCTGCCCGGCGCGCTGGCCGGTGAACTGCAACGCCTGCGGCGCGGCGAGGCGGCGCGCCATCCCGGCAATCCCGGCCTCGGCTTCGCCCTGCTCGGGCAGATCGGCGCGGACGAATTCCTGCTGCGGCTGTCGCGGGCCGAGGGCGACGAGACCGACGCCGCGGCGCTCCGCGACGGGTTCGGCCTTACCGCGCGCGAGGCCGAGGTCTTGCTGTGGATCGCCAGGGGCAAGTCCAACCGCGACGTCGCCGAGATCCTGGCGCTCAGCCCGCGCACGGTGAACAAGCATCTGGAGACGATCTTCCGCAAGCTCGGCGTCGAAAACCGCTCCGCCGCCACCGCCTCGGCGATGAACCTTCTGGCCGAGCGCCGCTGAGAAAGCGCGATGCGCTCATCGGGCCGAACCGGTTTCGGGCAGCGAAAGCAACCACCGATGGACGACAGCTCACGACCCAACGCAGACTCTAGCCAGTGGGTGCGCCATTCCCAGAAGCAGCCATCCAAGCCGCTGAGCTTTTTCCGCCGTGCCTGTAGGGTGAACGTGGTCGGGATCGTACCACCGGCCGTGGGTTTGGCGGTCACTGGATAAGCGGCTTTCCCCTCGTCGTGCGGTATTGGTCGACTGCCGCACCAGTGGCTTGACATGCTCGCCCGCTCTGGCTGAATGCGGGCCTGGGGACTGCGATCTCCCCACGAGGCTCCGGCCGAAGCATCGCGTCCATCGATCCATTTATGGAAAGGACGCGTCATGGCCTCGACGATCACCATATCATGCGACAAGCTCTCCCGCCTCGTCGGGACCTCGAAATCTTCCCTCGTCATCGACGTGCGAACCGTGGAAGACTTCGCCGCCGACCCGCGGCTGGTGCCCGGCGCGGTGCGCAGGGATCATGCGACTGTCGCGGCCTGGGCGGCGGACCTTCGCGCCAGGCCGGTCGTCGTCGTCTGCCACACTGGCGCAAAGCTCAGCCACGGCGTTGCCGCCTGGCTGCGCCATGAGGGCGTCGCCGCCGAAGTGCTGGAGGGTGGTCACGAGGCCTGGTCCTCAGCGGGCCTGCCGGCCGTGCCGGAAGCCTTGCTCCCCGGACGGGACGCCCAGGGCCGGACCATCTGGGTCACTAGGGCGCGGCCGAAGGTCGACCGGATCGCCTGTCCCTGGCTGATCCGGCGCTTCGTCGATCCCTTCGCGGTGTTCCTGTTCGTCCAGCCATCCGAGGTCGAGGCGGTCGGCGAGCGCTTCGGTGCTGCGCCGTTCGACGTCGAGAACGTCTTCTGGAGTCACCGCGGCGAGCGCTGCACCTTCGACACGATGGTCGAGGAAATGGGGCTTGCGACGCCGCCGCTGCTTCGGCTGGCAACCCTCGTCCGCGGTGCCGACACCGCCCGGCCGGACCTGGCGCCGGAAGCGGCCGGATTGCTGGCCGCCTCGCTCGGCCTCTCGCGCATGTATGCGGACGACCTCGAGCAACTGGAAGCGGGGCTGCATCTCTACGACGCCTTCTACCGCTGGTGCCGCGACGCGACCGACGAGACGCACAACTGGCCCGTCCGGAAGGGAGGGTCGTGAGATGACCGACCTGCCCGCATCGCGCCGTGATGAAGCCGGATCCGCCCGCACCCCCGATCATGGCATCCCCTTCGGCGAGGCGATCCGCGTCTGGGCGAAGATCGCCTGCCTGTCCTTCGGCGGCCCGGCGGGACAGATCGCCGTCATGCACCGCATCCTCGTCGACGAGAAGCGATGGATCGGCGAGGCGCGGTTCCTGCATGCCCTGAACTACTGCATGCTTCTCCCTGGGCCCGAGGCCCAGCAGCTCGCCACCTATCTCGGCTGGCTCCTGCATCGCACGAAGGGGGGCCTCGTCGCTGGCGCGCTGTTCGTCCTGCCGGGCCTCGTCGCCATCATGGCGCTGTCGTGGGTCTACGTCGCCTTCGGCAATGTCGGCATCGTCGCCGGCCTGTTCTTCGGACTGAAGGCCGCGGTCCTCGCGATCGTGCTGGAGGCGGTCAACCGGATCGGCCGGCGGGCGCTGCGCAACCGCACCATGCACGCCATCGCCGCGGCAGCCTTCGTGGCGATCTTTCTCTTCGACGTGCCGTTCCCGGCGATCATCCTCGCCGCGGGGCTCATCGGCTATGTCGGCGCGCGTGCCGAGCTTGCTGCCTTCTCGGGCGGCGGCGGACACGGACCATCGAATGGACCGGCGCTGGCCGATGCCGACTCGGCCCTGGGCGAGGCCGTGCCGGATCACGCCCGCCCGAATGTCGCCTGGGCGTTGCGGATCTCGGCGGTGTTCCTGGCGCTCTGGCTGGTCCCCGTCGCGCTGCTGGTGCTGGTCTTCGGGACCGGCAACGTCTTCGCCGACATCGCGGTGTTCTTCAGCCAGATGGCCGTCGTCACCTTCGGCGGTGCCTACGCCGTCCTCGCCTATGTCGCGCAGCAGGCCGTCGAGCACTATGGCTGGCTCGGACCCGGCGAGATGCTAGACGGGTTGGGCCTCGCCGAAACGACGCCCGGGCCGCTGATCATGGTCACTCAGTTCGTCGGGTTCCTTGCCGCTTTCCGGGATCCGGGAAGCATGAACCCCTATCTCGCCGGCACGCTCGGTGGACTGCTCACCACCTGGGTGACGTTCACGCCGTGCTTCCTGTGGATCTTCCTCGGCGCCCCCTACATCGAGCGCCTGCGCGGCAACCAGGCGGTCTCCGGCGCCCTCGCCGCGATCACGGCGGCGGTGGTCGGGGTGATCCTGAACCTAGGCGTCTGGTTCGGGATGCACGTCCTCTTCCGAAAGGTTGATGAAGTTCAAGCGGGTCTGCTTTCGCTTGATGTTCCAATCCTTTCGAGCGTCGACCCCGTCGCCCTCCTGCTGTTTGCCGCAGCCACTCTCGCCCTATTCCGACTCCACATCGGTATCCTGCCGACTCTCCTGGGAGCCGCGGGTGCGGGAGCGCTCTGGCATCTCGCAGGGGATTTGATCTGAGACGGCTCAAAAGCTCAACATGCGGCCGCTTGCCGGCCGTCGACGCCAAAAAGCTGCCTGCCCGCTTTCCGCCCAACTCAGCCA
It encodes:
- a CDS encoding response regulator transcription factor — protein: MPCDGADPRRIVLVVDDSPETIEFLTTALEEQGLTVLVALDGGKAIAIARRITPDVVLLDAVMPGMDGFETCRRLKQDASLAHVPVIFMTGLSETEHIVHAFAVGGVDYVTKPVVIEQILARMRVHQENARMTRAARLALDTTGRFLLAVDGDGTVRWMTPQARRLLTGEGDADPLPGALAGELQRLRRGEAARHPGNPGLGFALLGQIGADEFLLRLSRAEGDETDAAALRDGFGLTAREAEVLLWIARGKSNRDVAEILALSPRTVNKHLETIFRKLGVENRSAATASAMNLLAERR
- a CDS encoding sulfurtransferase/chromate resistance protein translates to MASTITISCDKLSRLVGTSKSSLVIDVRTVEDFAADPRLVPGAVRRDHATVAAWAADLRARPVVVVCHTGAKLSHGVAAWLRHEGVAAEVLEGGHEAWSSAGLPAVPEALLPGRDAQGRTIWVTRARPKVDRIACPWLIRRFVDPFAVFLFVQPSEVEAVGERFGAAPFDVENVFWSHRGERCTFDTMVEEMGLATPPLLRLATLVRGADTARPDLAPEAAGLLAASLGLSRMYADDLEQLEAGLHLYDAFYRWCRDATDETHNWPVRKGGS
- the chrA gene encoding chromate efflux transporter, which produces MTDLPASRRDEAGSARTPDHGIPFGEAIRVWAKIACLSFGGPAGQIAVMHRILVDEKRWIGEARFLHALNYCMLLPGPEAQQLATYLGWLLHRTKGGLVAGALFVLPGLVAIMALSWVYVAFGNVGIVAGLFFGLKAAVLAIVLEAVNRIGRRALRNRTMHAIAAAAFVAIFLFDVPFPAIILAAGLIGYVGARAELAAFSGGGGHGPSNGPALADADSALGEAVPDHARPNVAWALRISAVFLALWLVPVALLVLVFGTGNVFADIAVFFSQMAVVTFGGAYAVLAYVAQQAVEHYGWLGPGEMLDGLGLAETTPGPLIMVTQFVGFLAAFRDPGSMNPYLAGTLGGLLTTWVTFTPCFLWIFLGAPYIERLRGNQAVSGALAAITAAVVGVILNLGVWFGMHVLFRKVDEVQAGLLSLDVPILSSVDPVALLLFAAATLALFRLHIGILPTLLGAAGAGALWHLAGDLI